The window GCCGATCAGCGTGCCAATCTTCTCCGGATCAATCTTCAACGTCAAAATCCGCGGCGCATACTTGCTCAGCTCCGGACGAGGCGCCGACAGCACCTTGTTCATCTCCTCCAGGATCGCCAGACGCGCCACACGCGCCCGTTCCACCGCCTCCGCAATCACGTTCAGCGGCAAACCGCGCAGCTTCAAGTCCAGCTGAAAACCCGTAATCCCGCGATCCGTGCCCGCAATCTTGCAGTCCATGTCGCCGAAGTGGTCCTCGGCTCCAATGATGTCCGTCAGCAACTGATACCGCGCCAGCCGACCCTCGGCGTCGTACTCCGTCACCAGCCCGATGCTGATCCCCGCCACGGCCCGCTGCAACGGAATGCCCGCATCCATCAGCGCCAGCGAGCCCCCGCACACCGTGGCCATGGAGGTCGAACCGTTCGACTCCATAATCTCGCTGGTCACACGAATCGTGTACGGGTAGTCGTCCAGGGGCAGCAACGGCGCCAGCGAACGCTCCGCCAGGTTCCCATGCCCGATTTCACGCCGACCCGGACCCGTAATCCGCCCGGTCTCCCCCACGGAAAAATTGGGGAAATTATAGTGCAGGATGAACCGCTTCTCCGTGGCGCCCCCCGTGTACGCGTCAAACTCCTGCGCGTCCTCTCCCGTACCCAGCGTCGCCAGCACCATCGCCTGCGTCTCACCACGCGTGAACAAGGCCGAACCATGCGCACGCGGCAGCAGACCCACCTCGCACGAAATCGGGCGGATCGCATCCATCGCCCGGCCATCCATCCGCTTGCCCTCATTCAACACCAGACCCCGAATGGCCGCATGCTGGATGTGATACCGCACCTCGTTCTTGACAAAGTCCGTCACCTTCTCCGCCCCGAACTCCTCCAACAGCTTCTGCTCCACCTCCTCAAACAGGGCGTTCACCGCCGCCTCCCGCGCCAGCTTGCCCGGCGTCAGCAACGCCGGCACCACCCGATCCCCGGCCAGCACTCGCGCACGCTCCAGAATCTCCTCCGGTGCCTTCAGCAGCGTGATGCTCCGCTTCGGCTTGCCGGCCTTCTCCGCCAGCTCCTTCTGCGCTGCAATCAACGGCTGGATCGCCTGATGCCCAAACTCCAGGGCCGCCAGAAAATCCGACTCGCTGATCTCCCGGGCCGACCCCTCAAACATGATCAGCTCCCTCTCCGTCCCCACGTACACCAAATCCAAATCGCTCCGCTCCAGATCATCATGCGTGGGGTTGACCACAAACCGACCGTTGATCCGGCCGATCCGCACCGCCGCCACCGGCCCGTCCCAGGGAATGTCGCTCACCATCAACGCCGCCGAAGCCCCATTCACACACAACACGTCCGGATCGTTCTGCCCGTCGGCGCTCAACACAATCGCCTGCACCTGCACCTCGTTGAACCACCCCTTCGGAAACAAGGGCCGGATCGGCCGGTCAATCATCCGGGACGTGACAATCTCCTTCTCCGTCGGCCGACCCTCCCGCTTGAAATACCCGCCGGGGAACCGCCCCGCCGCCGCCGCCTTCTCCCGGTAATCCACCGTCAGCGGGAAAAAGTCGGCTCCCTCACGCGGCTTCGTGGCCGCCACCGCAGCCACAATCACAATGGTCTCCCCCAACTGAACCGTTACGGCGCCATCCGCCTGCTTCGCAATCTTGCCCGTCTCAATCGTAATCGGCGCTTCGCCCACCAGGGCGGTCACTTTCGTATGCATGTCCCAACTCTTCCGGCCCCGACTGCCGCCGAGAAACTTCAATCAAACCCGAACAAACCGCGGATCCGGAACTGATTGAAATTGCCCGCCGGCAACGGGGCC is drawn from Limisphaera ngatamarikiensis and contains these coding sequences:
- the pnp gene encoding polyribonucleotide nucleotidyltransferase, which translates into the protein MHTKVTALVGEAPITIETGKIAKQADGAVTVQLGETIVIVAAVAATKPREGADFFPLTVDYREKAAAAGRFPGGYFKREGRPTEKEIVTSRMIDRPIRPLFPKGWFNEVQVQAIVLSADGQNDPDVLCVNGASAALMVSDIPWDGPVAAVRIGRINGRFVVNPTHDDLERSDLDLVYVGTERELIMFEGSAREISESDFLAALEFGHQAIQPLIAAQKELAEKAGKPKRSITLLKAPEEILERARVLAGDRVVPALLTPGKLAREAAVNALFEEVEQKLLEEFGAEKVTDFVKNEVRYHIQHAAIRGLVLNEGKRMDGRAMDAIRPISCEVGLLPRAHGSALFTRGETQAMVLATLGTGEDAQEFDAYTGGATEKRFILHYNFPNFSVGETGRITGPGRREIGHGNLAERSLAPLLPLDDYPYTIRVTSEIMESNGSTSMATVCGGSLALMDAGIPLQRAVAGISIGLVTEYDAEGRLARYQLLTDIIGAEDHFGDMDCKIAGTDRGITGFQLDLKLRGLPLNVIAEAVERARVARLAILEEMNKVLSAPRPELSKYAPRILTLKIDPEKIGTLIGPGGKNIKKLVDESGCEIDIEDDGTVRIYSVSEEGMRIAREAIEALSAEAEVGKIYRGKVVTIKDFGAFVEFLPGKDGLVHISELANFRVKKTEDIVKIGDEIWVKVLGVDEKGRVRLSRKAAMNERDAQMAAQQGGGTGEGAAASAVAEGTSGGEQAQSAGSAPSQTQGASGGGGHGSAGGRSAERSPQHRQESRERGHRSEHGHGGRRSRGGRGGGGGNRNRDRR